The Methanomicrobia archaeon sequence GGGGCATGTCATCGTCTGTGGCTGGGACAACAAGCTGGAGATCGCGGTCAAGGAATTACTGGCTACAGGTAGGGAGGTGGTCGTAGTCGCCGACGTTGCTGATATTCCCCTGGTGCATGAGAAGCTCATCTTCATTAAGGGCGACCCGAGTGAAGACGAGAATCTGAAGCGGGCGAATGTAGAGAAGGCGGCCTTCGCACTGATCTCCGGGAAGGATGAGACCGAGACATTGCTCTCAGCTATCGCGGTGGAAAAACTCAAGACCACTATGCATACCACCTGCATTGTTTCGGACCCGAAAGTTGCGCAAGCGATGAAGAAGACGGGCGTGGAGCAGACCTTATCGGCCGATGAGTTCTTCGGCCTGCTCCTCTCACGATCTGTTTTTGTGCCGGAGCTCTCGAGCTTTTTGAACGAGATGCTGGGCGTCCGGGGGATGGATCTGCATCAGGAGCGCATCCCTACGGAGTTCGAAGGTAAGACGTTTTTGAGATCCTCACACGGCTCAAAGAGCGATATGAGACCATACCCGTGGGGCTTGTGCGCGATAGCAGGATGACGCTCAATCCAGAGAAAGGTGCCATTTTGCGCGCAGGCGGTGAACTCATGTACATAGCTGAGGAGAAATTAAACCTCGGCTCGCAAAGACGATAGTCGCTGACTAATCGTCCGCGCGCATGAAGCTGGAAGCGTTGCTTCGGTTTACGAATCGTACCTCATTCGATTACTCAATCAAGCGGGCACGAACTTCGTCCCGTAGTAAATGATGCCGCGCTCACCCTCCTCACCCAGTTTCCTGAACACCGCACGCACACGCATGCCAATATGGATCGTTTCAGGATCACAGATGATCTCCGAGAGCATACGCGTGCCCTCATCGAGCTGGATGATCGCGAGGGTATAAGGTGTCTGACGGTTCTGGTTTCGTGGCGCTTGATAGACCGTGGAGAAGGTCACGATCTCACCCGTGCCCTTGAATTTATACGGCTCAATGCTCCCCTTGCGCCGGCACTGCGGGCAGACCAGTCGTGGCGGGAAGTAGTAACTCCCGCAGTTGGTGCAGTGCGTGCCCTCTAAGT is a genomic window containing:
- a CDS encoding Zn-ribbon domain-containing OB-fold protein, whose amino-acid sequence is MAATAKFWRWQESRYNLEGTHCTNCGSYYFPPRLVCPQCRRKGSIEPYKFKGTGEIVTFSTVYQAPRNQNRQTPYTLAIIQLDEGTRMLSEIICDPETIHIGMRVRAVFRKLGEEGERGIIYYGTKFVPA
- a CDS encoding potassium channel protein; translation: MFHLLIRFLRTISWRVRERRTLIYAGIYLAALWIVATLLFHLCEHVSLFDAFYWSVTTTTTVGYGDIVARTAIGKIASIAVMLSGIGILGLLLASFTDILIETSLKRRHRIRSFMEGHVIVCGWDNKLEIAVKELLATGREVVVVADVADIPLVHEKLIFIKGDPSEDENLKRANVEKAAFALISGKDETETLLSAIAVEKLKTTMHTTCIVSDPKVAQAMKKTGVEQTLSADEFFGLLLSRSVFVPELSSFLNEMLGVRGMDLHQERIPTEFEGKTFLRSSHGSKSDMRPYPWGLCAIAG